A genomic segment from Actinoplanes sichuanensis encodes:
- a CDS encoding AAA family ATPase: protein MTQALPPYEVGRLAGAVLDSVGSVLVGKRDSLELVLAGILAGGHVLLEDMPGLGKTLTARSFAQALGLDFRRLQFTPDLLPADVTGSFLYDQRKGDFAFRAGPVFTNMLLADEINRTPPKTQSALLEAMQEKQVSVEGVTYRLDPPFHVIATANPIEYEGTYPLPEAQLDRFLLRVSFGYPTAEEEWTVLQRRMSRRQEEATLAPVVDSRTLQLMQAALESVAVEDSIGRYIVALASATREHSAVLVGSSPRGSLALLLLARARAVMAGRDYVVPEDVKDVAIPALAHRITLRPEMWLRQVNPSFVVQEVLTAVPAPASGALPTYARHD, encoded by the coding sequence GTGACGCAGGCTCTTCCCCCGTACGAGGTCGGGCGGCTGGCCGGGGCGGTTCTCGACTCGGTCGGCTCCGTCCTGGTGGGCAAGCGGGATTCGCTGGAGCTGGTGCTGGCCGGGATCCTGGCCGGCGGTCACGTGCTGTTGGAAGACATGCCCGGGCTGGGCAAGACACTGACCGCCCGTTCGTTCGCCCAGGCGCTCGGCCTGGACTTCCGCCGGCTCCAGTTCACCCCCGACCTGCTGCCCGCGGACGTCACCGGCTCGTTCCTCTACGACCAGCGCAAGGGCGACTTCGCCTTCCGGGCCGGCCCGGTGTTCACGAACATGCTGCTGGCCGACGAGATCAACCGGACACCGCCGAAGACCCAGTCCGCCCTGCTCGAGGCGATGCAGGAGAAGCAGGTCTCGGTCGAGGGCGTCACCTACCGGCTGGACCCGCCGTTCCACGTGATCGCGACAGCCAACCCGATCGAGTACGAGGGCACCTACCCGCTGCCCGAGGCCCAGCTCGACCGGTTCCTGCTCCGAGTGTCGTTCGGTTATCCGACGGCCGAGGAGGAGTGGACGGTGCTCCAGCGCCGGATGTCGCGCCGTCAGGAGGAGGCGACGCTCGCCCCGGTGGTGGACTCGCGGACGCTCCAGTTGATGCAGGCCGCGCTGGAGTCGGTGGCGGTCGAGGATTCGATCGGCCGGTACATCGTGGCCCTGGCCTCAGCGACGCGCGAGCACAGCGCGGTCCTCGTCGGCTCCTCACCCCGTGGCTCGCTCGCCCTGCTCCTGCTGGCCCGGGCCCGCGCCGTGATGGCCGGCCGTGACTACGTGGTGCCGGAAGACGTGAAGGACGTCGCGATCCCCGCCCTCGCACACCGGATAACGCTGCGGCCGGAGATGTGGCTGCGCCAGGTCAATCCGTCCTTCGTGGTCCAGGAGGTGCTCACCGCGGTGCCCGCCCCGGCCAGCGGGGCGCTCCCGACGTACGCCCGGCATGACTGA